A genomic segment from Helicobacter sp. NHP19-012 encodes:
- a CDS encoding MFS transporter has product MTQSKKIRSVIAAASGNLVEWFDFYIYAFSATYFAHSFSESNNLIIQQIQVFGIFAVGFFMRPLGSWIFGSLADKVGRKKSMIMSVVLMSIGSFMIAALPTKDSVGDLAILFLLLARMVQGLSVGGEYGIVATYLSELSSKGNRGFYSSFQYSTLIGGQFLAVASIGVLMMFFSLAQVSAFAWRILFVLGGLLALGSLVARRLMDESSSELEEHQDRGTLKALLPHFKTCFIVFVISASGSLAFYTITTYAKTYLENAGMAKPVVNDVFVFGLLILMLIQPLFGYIGDKISHRRAVITFSILAFFGIAPLFRVMSMYAHNTTIAFLAVLALFLILSFYTSVSGIFKASLFPEHVRALGTGFSFALGNAIFGGSTPYIALQFKHYHIENGFFVYVAVMMACMFAAAMCLPKKPILD; this is encoded by the coding sequence ATGACACAGAGTAAGAAAATCCGCTCAGTCATCGCAGCGGCAAGCGGCAACTTGGTAGAATGGTTTGACTTTTATATCTATGCCTTTAGCGCAACCTACTTCGCCCACTCTTTTAGCGAGTCGAACAACCTCATCATCCAACAAATCCAAGTTTTTGGGATTTTTGCAGTGGGCTTTTTCATGCGCCCCTTGGGCTCGTGGATTTTTGGCTCTCTAGCCGATAAAGTCGGGCGCAAAAAGTCCATGATCATGTCCGTGGTTTTGATGTCCATTGGCTCTTTTATGATCGCCGCCCTGCCGACTAAGGATAGTGTGGGGGATTTGGCGATCTTATTTTTACTGCTGGCGCGCATGGTGCAGGGGCTTAGCGTGGGCGGGGAGTATGGCATTGTGGCGACTTATTTGTCTGAGCTTAGTTCTAAGGGCAATCGGGGCTTTTACAGCTCCTTTCAATACAGCACCTTAATCGGGGGGCAGTTTTTAGCGGTGGCGAGCATTGGCGTCTTGATGATGTTCTTTAGTCTAGCGCAGGTGAGTGCCTTTGCGTGGCGGATTTTATTTGTGCTGGGTGGGTTACTCGCTTTGGGCTCTTTAGTAGCGCGGCGTTTAATGGATGAGAGCTCGAGCGAGTTAGAAGAGCATCAAGATCGGGGGACTTTAAAGGCACTCTTACCCCACTTTAAGACTTGTTTTATTGTGTTTGTCATCAGCGCAAGCGGGTCGCTCGCCTTTTACACGATCACCACCTACGCCAAAACCTACCTAGAAAATGCCGGCATGGCTAAACCTGTGGTGAATGATGTCTTTGTTTTTGGGCTTTTAATCCTCATGCTCATCCAGCCGCTCTTTGGCTACATTGGCGATAAAATCAGCCACAGACGGGCGGTCATCACCTTTTCAATCTTGGCGTTCTTTGGCATCGCTCCGCTCTTTAGGGTCATGTCTATGTACGCCCACAACACCACGATCGCCTTTTTAGCCGTGCTCGCTCTCTTTTTAATCCTCAGTTTCTACACTTCGGTATCTGGGATCTTTAAAGCCTCGCTCTTCCCTGAGCATGTGCGTGCGCTTGGCACGGGCTTTAGCTTTGCGCTAGGCAATGCGATCTTTGGGGGCTCTACTCCCTACATTGCTCTGCAATTCAAGCACTACCACATAGAAAACGGCTTTTTTGTCTATGTTGCCGTGATGATGGCGTGCATGTTTGCCGCCGCCATGTGTTTGCCTAAAAAACCCATTTTGGACTGA
- a CDS encoding phospholipase D family protein produces MQRFLCICLLVCPLFFSGCLATIAKKRPDHIHLLESYQPLKTPLGQVYAQTLNQNPKQSLGFILQDGDRALLQRIALIRLATHNIDIQTYLYKNDISSRVMMSELYKAANRGVKVRLLIDDNGLDSDMSDIIMLNTHPNIDVKIFNPYRVRNKGLRYLEMMACYDRIKKRMHNKIFIVDNVALVIGGRNIADVYFDNDLEENFLDTDALFLGAVSLKAKQSFLEYWNFKGAIPANLLPSHRKLKKYAKTYAKSLSKLLLNDQSTYDKEVQAFIQKFINKRNKGYLGRAYFVADRPEKIYALNPKSPINHALQEILKHTTNSLYIASSYLIPGPALLKTFKQKLSEGLELSILTNSLASTDAIVVYGAWERYAKKLVKAGANVYETKSELSRYIKYTRKGGVHFKIKGRLKNSLHSKILIFDSQLTWIGSFNLDARSAQINTESVVVFDNPAFATYLQRRMQEQMRDSWHLILERHALHSKLIWEGVEDGQVVRHTNPPDTSPFLRFIKNWSKILPEDEL; encoded by the coding sequence TTGCAACGCTTTTTGTGCATTTGTCTGCTTGTATGCCCGCTGTTTTTCAGCGGGTGTCTTGCCACCATTGCCAAAAAACGCCCCGATCACATCCACCTTTTAGAAAGCTACCAACCCCTAAAAACCCCCCTAGGGCAGGTGTACGCCCAAACCTTGAACCAAAATCCTAAGCAGAGTTTGGGCTTCATTTTGCAAGATGGGGACAGAGCCTTGTTACAACGCATCGCCTTAATCCGCCTAGCCACGCACAACATAGACATACAGACCTACCTTTACAAGAACGACATTTCTTCACGGGTGATGATGTCGGAGCTTTACAAGGCGGCCAATCGGGGGGTGAAGGTGCGCCTTTTGATTGATGACAATGGGCTAGATTCGGACATGTCCGACATCATCATGCTAAACACCCACCCCAATATTGATGTCAAAATCTTTAACCCCTATCGTGTCCGCAATAAGGGACTACGCTATTTAGAAATGATGGCGTGCTACGACCGCATTAAAAAGCGCATGCACAATAAAATTTTCATTGTGGATAATGTAGCTCTAGTGATTGGGGGGCGCAACATCGCCGATGTCTACTTTGACAACGACCTAGAAGAAAACTTTTTAGACACGGACGCGCTCTTTTTGGGGGCGGTGAGCCTAAAAGCCAAGCAGAGTTTTTTAGAATATTGGAACTTTAAAGGCGCGATCCCGGCTAATTTACTGCCTAGCCACAGAAAACTAAAGAAATACGCCAAAACCTACGCCAAGAGCCTCTCTAAACTCTTACTAAACGATCAGAGCACCTATGACAAGGAAGTACAAGCCTTCATCCAAAAGTTCATCAATAAACGAAACAAGGGCTACCTAGGGCGGGCTTACTTTGTTGCCGATCGCCCTGAAAAAATCTACGCCCTAAACCCTAAATCCCCCATCAACCACGCCCTGCAAGAGATTTTAAAGCACACCACAAACAGCCTCTACATTGCCTCGTCTTATTTAATCCCCGGCCCCGCCCTGCTTAAAACCTTTAAACAGAAACTAAGCGAGGGACTAGAGCTTAGCATTTTAACCAACTCGCTCGCCTCCACAGATGCAATTGTGGTTTATGGGGCGTGGGAGAGATACGCCAAAAAGTTAGTCAAGGCAGGGGCTAATGTCTACGAAACCAAGAGCGAACTCTCCCGCTACATTAAATACACCCGTAAGGGGGGGGTGCACTTTAAAATCAAGGGTCGGCTTAAAAACTCTCTGCACAGCAAGATTTTAATCTTTGATAGCCAACTGACTTGGATTGGCAGTTTCAACTTAGACGCACGCTCGGCGCAAATCAACACTGAGTCGGTCGTGGTCTTTGATAACCCCGCCTTTGCCACCTACTTGCAACGCCGCATGCAAGAGCAAATGCGCGATAGCTGGCACCTGATTTTAGAAAGGCACGCCTTGCACTCTAAATTGATTTGGGAGGGCGTGGAGGATGGGCAGGTGGTGCGCCACACCAACCCCCCCGACACCTCCCCCTTTTTGCGCTTCATTAAAAATTGGTCTAAGATTTTGCCCGAAGATGAGCTGTAG
- the lpxD gene encoding UDP-3-O-(3-hydroxymyristoyl)glucosamine N-acyltransferase, with protein sequence MTFNTLKEIYSIEATLPPNFKDFEIVGVAPLELATPNHLSYVDQKSYVKKLKDTKAGGVLIRAEYASKVPSASQAIITQNPHLAFAKISHAFKVDMFKTPSTKTPPNLGANVTLMPHVVVGEGVEIGDNTIIMANVVLGDGVKIGKNCKIYPNVTIYQNTQIGNEVIIHANSVIGSDGFGYAHTELGAHIKIEHTGIVQIDDFVEIGANTTIDRAVFGTTHIKQGVKIDNLVQVGHNCVLGEHSIIVSQVGLSGSTTMGRNVVLGGQVGTGGHMHIGEFTQIGGKGAVGKDLPPHTNYAGAIPAMEIHEWHHFLATLRRFAKKQKPSLIDKAKGLWKR encoded by the coding sequence ATGACTTTCAACACTTTAAAAGAAATCTACTCCATCGAAGCCACCCTGCCCCCAAATTTTAAGGATTTTGAGATTGTCGGGGTTGCCCCCCTAGAGCTAGCCACTCCCAATCACTTAAGCTATGTGGATCAAAAATCCTATGTCAAAAAACTCAAAGACACCAAAGCTGGGGGGGTGCTCATCCGTGCCGAATATGCAAGCAAGGTCCCAAGTGCGAGCCAAGCCATCATCACACAAAACCCCCATTTAGCCTTTGCTAAAATCTCGCACGCCTTTAAGGTGGATATGTTCAAAACCCCCAGCACCAAAACCCCCCCCAATTTGGGCGCAAATGTAACGCTCATGCCCCATGTCGTGGTGGGCGAAGGGGTTGAGATTGGAGACAACACGATTATTATGGCAAATGTGGTTTTAGGAGACGGGGTGAAAATTGGCAAGAATTGCAAGATTTACCCCAATGTTACCATTTATCAAAACACGCAAATTGGCAATGAAGTGATCATCCACGCCAACAGCGTGATCGGCAGCGATGGCTTTGGCTACGCGCATACCGAGCTAGGCGCACACATCAAGATTGAGCACACGGGCATTGTGCAGATCGACGACTTCGTGGAAATTGGGGCAAACACCACGATCGACCGCGCTGTTTTTGGCACAACCCATATTAAACAAGGCGTGAAAATCGATAATTTGGTGCAAGTGGGGCATAATTGCGTGCTGGGCGAGCATTCGATCATCGTGTCTCAAGTGGGGCTTTCAGGTTCGACCACTATGGGGCGCAATGTGGTTTTGGGCGGACAGGTGGGCACAGGGGGGCATATGCACATCGGGGAATTTACCCAAATTGGGGGCAAGGGGGCGGTGGGCAAAGACTTACCCCCGCACACCAACTACGCAGGGGCAATTCCGGCAATGGAGATCCACGAGTGGCACCACTTCCTAGCCACGCTTAGGCGTTTTGCCAAAAAGCAAAAGCCGAGTTTGATTGACAAAGCGAAAGGGTTGTGGAAACGCTAA
- a CDS encoding triose-phosphate isomerase: protein MVKFILANFKSYALDLLPYLERLKKNLPQELAPFITLFPSLSALGAGKISCVALGAQNAYPALEGAFTGEVTLHALQEWGISSLLIGHSERRLLLGETPSFCLEKFHFFREQGFQIVFCIGESLDTRNLGQKATLDYLSTQLEGIDLEYPKLIVAYEPIWAIGTGVSARDSDIASTIGGLKQALKSRVRVVYGGSVQASNAEAILSLPEVDGVLIGKACLDPQVLLDIIKISSTKEFA from the coding sequence ATCGTGAAATTTATCTTGGCTAATTTTAAATCCTATGCGCTTGATTTATTGCCCTATTTGGAGCGTTTAAAGAAAAATCTACCTCAAGAATTAGCCCCTTTCATCACGCTTTTTCCCTCTTTAAGTGCCCTTGGAGCGGGCAAAATCTCTTGTGTGGCTTTGGGCGCACAAAACGCCTATCCTGCTCTTGAGGGGGCTTTCACGGGCGAAGTTACTTTGCACGCCCTGCAAGAGTGGGGGATTAGCTCACTTTTAATTGGGCATAGCGAGAGGCGTTTGTTGCTGGGCGAAACGCCTAGCTTTTGTTTAGAAAAGTTTCATTTCTTTAGAGAACAGGGTTTTCAAATTGTCTTTTGCATTGGCGAATCGCTGGATACAAGAAATTTAGGACAAAAGGCGACTTTGGATTACCTTTCAACACAACTTGAGGGGATCGACTTGGAGTATCCTAAGCTCATTGTCGCCTATGAGCCGATTTGGGCGATTGGCACGGGGGTGAGTGCACGAGATAGCGACATTGCTAGCACCATAGGCGGGCTAAAACAAGCCCTAAAGTCCCGTGTGCGTGTAGTCTATGGGGGGAGCGTGCAAGCAAGCAATGCTGAGGCTATTTTAAGCCTACCAGAAGTGGATGGTGTGCTCATTGGCAAGGCGTGCCTAGACCCTCAAGTGTTATTGGATATTATTAAAATCAGCAGTACAAAGGAGTTTGCATGA